TAACTTACAAGAACACTCTATAGTATTATTAAGAGGGGGAAGAACAAAGGATTTACCAGGGGTAAGATATAAGGTAATCAGAGGAGCTTTAGATACTGCAGGAGTAGTTAACAGAAAACAAGCAAGATCAAGATATGGTACTAAGAGACCTAAATAAATATAAATCATAAGGATAAGGAGGCAATCGTGTCAAGAAGAAATCAAGCTAAAAAAAGAGATGTTTTACCTGATTCTAAATTTAATGATGTAATCGTAACTAAATTTATCAATGGATTAATGTTAGATGGTAAAAAATCAGTTGCTGAAAACATTTTCTATTCAGCATTAGAAGAAATCGAAAAAGAAACAAATGAATCAGGATATGAAATATTCAAAAAAGCAATGGAAAACGTAAAACCTTCAGTAGAAGTTAGATCAAGAAGAATTGGAGGGGCTACATACCAAGTTCCAGTAGAAGTTAGAAAAGAAAGACAACAAACTTTAGCTATTAGATGGATAGTTAAATATACAAGAGAAAGAAAAGAATACGGAATGATTCTTAAATTGAAAAAAGAATTAATTGCAGCTGCTAATAATGAAGGTGGATCAATTAAGAAAAAAGACGATACATATAAAATGGCAGAAGCGAATAGAGCATTCGCTCATTACAAATGGTAGGAGGATATGATGGCAAGGAAAGTTGCGTTAAAAGATACTAGAAATATAGGTATCATGGCACATATAGATGCTGGTAAAACTACAACAACTGAAAGAATATTATTCTACACTGGTGTTAACCATAAAATAGGAGAAGTTCATGATGGAGCTGCAACTATGGACTGGATGGAACAAGAGCAAGAAAGAGGTATTACAATTACTTCAGCTGCAACAACTTGTTTCTGGAAAGGTCACAGAATTAACATCATCGATACTCCAGGTCACGTTGACTTTACAGTAGAGGTTGAAAGATCTTTAAGAGTATTAGATGGAGCTGTAGCAGTATTCTCAGCTGTTGATGGGGTTCAACCACAATCAGAAACAGTTTGGAGACAAGCAGATAAATATAACGTTCCAAGATTAGCATTCTTTAATAAGATGGATAGAGTTGGAGCAGACTTTGAAATGTGTGTAAACGACATTAAAAATAAATTAGGTGGAAATGGTGTACCTATTCAATTACCAATAGGAGCTGAAGATAACTTCGA
The Pseudostreptobacillus hongkongensis genome window above contains:
- the rpsG gene encoding 30S ribosomal protein S7; the protein is MSRRNQAKKRDVLPDSKFNDVIVTKFINGLMLDGKKSVAENIFYSALEEIEKETNESGYEIFKKAMENVKPSVEVRSRRIGGATYQVPVEVRKERQQTLAIRWIVKYTRERKEYGMILKLKKELIAAANNEGGSIKKKDDTYKMAEANRAFAHYKW